A genomic stretch from Setaria viridis chromosome 1, Setaria_viridis_v4.0, whole genome shotgun sequence includes:
- the LOC117858273 gene encoding phosphoglucan phosphatase LSF2, chloroplastic, with amino-acid sequence MASTARLSTSCSLATGSITIRSRRTTMAAIGCAPSGSRTHRRSAGLSLCRSSTAGAEGGRKMEDYNSAMKRMMRNPYEYHHDLGMNYAVISDSLIVGSQPQTPEDIDHLKNEENVAYILCLQQDKDIEYWGIDFLAILSRCKELGIKHIRRPAVDFDPDSLRSQLPKAVSALEWAISQRKGRIYVHCTAGLGRAPAVAIAYMFWFENVDLNTAYKKLTSIRPCGPNKRAIRAATYDLAKNDPLKEPFETLPEHAFEGIADWERKLIHNRVRALREA; translated from the exons atggcgagcaCCGCCCGTCTCTCCACCTCCTGCAGTCTGGCGACCGGCAGCATCACCATCAGAAGCAGGAGGACAACCATGGCCGCCATTGGATGCGCTCCCAGCGGCAGCAGGACCCACCGGAGGAGTGCTGGACTTTCCCTGTGCCGCTCCTCCACGGCCGGAGCTGAAGGGGGCAGGAAGATGGAGGATTACAATAGCGCCATGAAGCGGATGATGCGCAACCCCTACGAGTACCACCACGATCTCG GTATGAATTATGCTGTCATCAGTGatagcctgattgttggctcACAACCTCAAACTCCTGAAGATATCGATCATTTGAAAAATGAAGAGAATGTGGCCTACATTCTTTGTTTACAGCAGGACAAGGACATTGAGTACTGGGGCATTGATTTCCTGGCTATTCTCAGCAGGTGCAAAGAACTTGGCATTAAGCACATCAGAAGACCG GCAGTTGACTTCGACCCAGATTCCTTGAGGTCACAATTGCCTAAGGCAGTTTCTGCATTAGAATGGGCTATATCACAACGCAAAGGGCGGATTTATGTCCATTGCACTGCTGGACTTGGGAGAGCACCTGCGGTTGCTATTGCTTACATGTTTTGGTTCGAGAATGTGGAT CTCAACACAGCTTACAAGAAACTAACCTCCATAAGGCCCTGCGGACCCAATAAGAGGGCGATCCGTGCCGCAACCTATGATCTAGCTAAGAATGATCCATTGAAAGAGCCTTTTGAGACTCTTCCTGAACATGCTTTTGAGGGTATTGCAGACTGGGAGAGGAAGTTAATTCATAACCGGGTGCGTGCTCTTCGCGAAGCATga
- the LOC117858264 gene encoding homeobox-leucine zipper protein HOX7 — MPFRIHYMELELSLGNSPAPAKGASTPVLTPTHAGKREDHELVLELGVGTVKRTEQDNQKTQQQPEEDAHNQEEDGEACFHSESPVELSLGCPLLPASAGIGSLNSEECRREFDVSTFVVDGDTVQGRSLSTSSLPMEVPVRQAADQEAAEDEENSGVGGGARKKLRLSKEQSAFLEDSFKEHSTLTPKQKSDLAKRLNLRARQVEVWFQNRRARTKLKQTEVDCEYLKRCCETLAQENRRLQREVAELRALRTAPYPFYGHLPASGFSTARVCPCDNKVITAHHPGITTSSSVVAPPSPVPTLFARPQFGPFTVHPVLRRQPSATS; from the exons ATGCCCTTCCGTATTCATTACATGGAGCTTGAGCTTAGTCTAGGGAATTCTCCAGCTCCAGCAAAGGGCGCTTCCACGCCTGTGCTGACACCTACACATGCAGGCAAAAGAGAAGACCACGAGCTTGTGCTAGAGCTAGGCGTAGGAACTGTCAAAAGAACTGAACAAGACAATCAGAAGACACAGCAGCAACCAGAAGAAGATGCACATAATCaggaagaagatggtgaagCATGTTTTCACAGCGAATCACCTGTCGAGCTGAGCCTCGGCTGCCCGCTGCTGCCTGCCTCAGCAGGAATAG GGAGTTTGAATTCAGAGGAGTGCAGACGAGAATTTGATGTGAGCACTTTTGTGGTGGATGGAGACACAGTACAAGGAAGATCTTTGTCGACTTCGTCCTTGCCTATGGAGGTTCCTGTTCGGCAGGCAGCTGATCAGGAAGCTGCAGAGGATGAAGAGAATAGTGGGGTTGGTGGGGGAGCGAGGAAGAAGCTGAGGTTATCCAAGGAGCAGTCTGCGTTCCTGGAGGATAGCTTCAAGGAGCACAGCACACTGACCCCA AAGCAGAAGAGTGATCTAGCAAAGCGGCTCAATCTTCGAGCACGCCAAGTGGAGGTCTGGTTTCAGAACAGAAGAGCTAG GACAAAGCTGAAGCAAACTGAGGTGGACTGCGAGTATCTGAAGCGATGCTGCGAGACGCTCGCGCAGGAGAACCGAAGGCTTCAGAGGGAGGTGGCAGAGCTGCGTGCCCTGCGGACCGCCCCGTACCCGTTCTACGGCCATCTACCTGCATCAGGGTTCAGCACTGCCCGCGTCTGCCCCTGCGATAACAAGGTCATCACAGCTCACCACCCCGGTATCACCACATCATCATCGGTAGTGGCACCGCCATCGCCAGTGCCCACCTTGTTCGCCAGGCCTCAATTCGGACCCTTCACCGTCCACCCGGTGCTCCGCCGCCAGCCATCCGCGACCTCGTGA